One Candidatus Palauibacter soopunensis genomic window carries:
- a CDS encoding Ig-like domain-containing protein, which translates to MRILPLLLVGAAVLNAACGGGGTVDPRPTPPPLPPPPPPPPANRAPAAATAIPDQMVVEGQTVTMDISASFSDPDGDALSHAAATSNAAVATVALSGTDLSVTGVAQGAAAVTVTASDPGGLSASQSFAVEVAAPAPTIVTVTPNTAMLTAIDQTVRLSADVHDQLGRPIAGAAVVWSSGDASVASVDTSGLVTALANGNATVTARSGDVSDSASIVVSQTAAMAEVTPTTHTLATGDTVRLVATATDANGHVVADAAFGWTSSDTAVASVDSLGLVRGVAEGTATITAAGGGSAAGVEGMAEIAVLPPPPPPDLTGTYLLESLVGTSTGGTLLTRPTVSGTLELTQEAPVGDA; encoded by the coding sequence GTGCGAATCCTCCCGCTCCTTCTGGTCGGAGCCGCAGTCCTCAACGCGGCCTGCGGTGGCGGCGGAACCGTCGACCCCAGGCCCACGCCACCTCCTCTCCCACCGCCGCCTCCTCCTCCGCCCGCCAACCGGGCGCCGGCGGCGGCTACGGCGATTCCGGATCAGATGGTCGTCGAGGGGCAGACCGTGACAATGGACATCTCGGCATCGTTCTCGGATCCGGACGGCGACGCGCTGAGCCATGCGGCGGCGACGTCCAACGCCGCAGTCGCGACCGTCGCCCTTTCGGGCACCGATCTGTCCGTGACGGGCGTCGCGCAGGGCGCGGCGGCGGTGACCGTCACGGCCTCCGACCCGGGCGGACTCTCTGCCTCGCAGAGCTTCGCCGTGGAGGTGGCGGCACCGGCGCCCACGATCGTGACGGTCACGCCGAACACCGCGATGCTCACCGCGATCGACCAGACGGTCCGACTGTCCGCCGATGTACACGACCAGCTCGGCCGCCCGATCGCGGGTGCAGCCGTGGTCTGGTCGAGCGGCGATGCCAGCGTCGCGTCGGTGGATACGAGCGGCCTGGTGACGGCCCTGGCCAACGGGAACGCGACCGTCACGGCCCGCTCTGGCGATGTGTCGGACAGTGCTTCGATCGTGGTCTCTCAGACGGCCGCGATGGCGGAGGTCACGCCCACGACCCACACCCTCGCGACGGGCGACACGGTGCGGCTGGTCGCGACGGCGACGGACGCCAACGGACACGTGGTCGCCGACGCGGCTTTCGGCTGGACCTCGAGCGATACCGCGGTCGCCTCCGTGGACAGCCTGGGCCTCGTACGAGGGGTGGCCGAGGGAACGGCGACCATCACGGCGGCCGGCGGCGGTTCGGCCGCGGGAGTGGAAGGGATGGCGGAGATCGCGGTGCTTCCGCCGCCTCCGCCTCCGGATCTCACCGGGACGTACCTCCTCGAGAGCCTGGTCGGGACGTCGACGGGCGGGACGCTGCTCACTCGACCGACGGTATCGGGAACGCTGGAACTCACGCAGGAGGCGCCGGTGGGAGATGCCG